Proteins encoded by one window of Lycium barbarum isolate Lr01 chromosome 11, ASM1917538v2, whole genome shotgun sequence:
- the LOC132618727 gene encoding heavy metal-associated isoprenylated plant protein 16-like isoform X2 → MSEQGLQKSCLSAWCLCYLGVESAAMTGDEKSQLEVVGEQIDSVKLTSVLRKTLGQAELVSVGPAGGDKKKDEKAGSDKKPEVAAIVTQPQPALYYYTYPQYPVYQVTDSYDQSNCSIM, encoded by the exons ATGTCGGAGCAAGGCCTTCAAAAAAGCTGTCTCTCAGCCTGGT GTTTGTGTTACTTAGGTGTGGAATCAGCAGCTATGACAGGGGACGAAAAGAGCCAattagaagttgtgggtgaaCAGATTGATTCCGTAAAACTGACGAGTGTGCTCAGGAAGACTTTGGGTCAGGCAGAACTGGTGAGCGTTGGGCCTGCTGGCGGCGATAAGAAGAAAGACGAAAAAGCTGGTTCAGATAAAAAGCCCGAAGTTGCAGCTATTGTGACACAGCCGCAACCTGCCTTGTATTACTATACCTATCCTCAATACCCTGTTTACCAAGTTACTGATTCATATGATCAATCCAACTGTTCCATTATGTGA